Within Coprobacter tertius, the genomic segment ATTCTCTTTCATCTATATTTTTTCTTAATTATCCGTAAGTAATCCCGAAAGATTTCAGCATACGGTTATATTCTTTCCAGTTTTTATCTTCGGTCGCTCCGATTTTAACAGGAAGAAGAGGAAATTCCCCGAAAGTAGCATTAATCTGATTAGACAAATCTTCTACCGAACGGGTATAATATACAAAAACAGCCTGTCTGCCTCCGGTATGTACAGCTGTCAGCCATGCAATCAACTCATCTTCAAGACGATCGGTCAATAAATTCATTACCTTATCGGTAACGGCCGTTTCTTCTTCAGTAGGCATTCCGTCAGCAGTTCCTTTATATAACCACTGTACTTCTACCCTCATCGGATAAAGTGTCGTATTTCGTTGATTACCCCTAAAAATGCGTCCACGGGTAATTATTCTACCCCGATCTGAATCCTGTTCGCCTATAAACCAATCATTTTTGGGCATAATACAAAAATTCATCTCATTCTAAAAAATTATTTATTATCTTTATCTCTAATCTCTACACGGCGTATTTTGCCACTGATCGTTTTAGGTAATTCTTCGACGAACTCGATCACGCGGGGATATTTATAGGGAGCTGTCACCCGTTTAACATGATCCTGCAATTCTTTGATAAGACTGTCGCCCGCCTTCGCTTTATAATCGGCAGCCAATACCACCGTTGCTTTTACTACTTGGCCACG encodes:
- a CDS encoding DUF695 domain-containing protein — encoded protein: MPKNDWFIGEQDSDRGRIITRGRIFRGNQRNTTLYPMRVEVQWLYKGTADGMPTEEETAVTDKVMNLLTDRLEDELIAWLTAVHTGGRQAVFVYYTRSVEDLSNQINATFGEFPLLPVKIGATEDKNWKEYNRMLKSFGITYG